AGCCTTTCAACCTGTACCCGTTCGACCAGGCCGGCCGCCCGATCGCGAGGTTCAACTACCAGGACGACATCTTCCATCGCGCCGCGCAGCACGAGCTGAACCTGACCGTCGAGGGTGGCAACGATCAGACTCGCTACTTCGTGAGCGGCAATCGGTCCGACGAGGACGGCATCCTCCGGTCGACGTCCTCGCAGCGGACGGGTGCGCGGGTGAACCTGCAGCAGCAGCTCTCGTCGCGGCTCATCGGCAACGTGACCGCGAACTACGTCACGACAAAGAACCAGCTGCAGGCCTTTGGCGAGAACAACAGCTACGGCATCATGGGCTCGCTCTTCTTTGCCCCCACGCAAGTGGACTTCCGTCCTGTCAACGGCATCTACCCGCTCCCGCCGTCGCTCGGCACCAATCCGCTGCTCGCCATCGATCGCATCCGCAACCCGCAGGTGATCGAGCGGTTCATCGGGTCCACCAAGCTCACGTGGACGCCGGCCACGCGTCTGCTGTTCGACTACACCATCGGCATCGACAACATCGGCGCCGAGCAGCGCCAGTTCGTCCCGCGCGGCGCCGTACTCGGCACCGCTCCCGACGCCACCGGGCGGTCGCAGTCGATCTTCCAGAACAACCGCGTGGTCAACCAGGACGGCGTGGGGACCTACACGTGGCCCACGCTCGCCGGACTCGAACTCCGCACCACCGCCGGATTCAACTACACCGCGCAGCAGATCCGGACCACGAATGCGATCGCCAACGGTCTCGGCCCGGTGGGAGAGCTCATCAGCGCGGGATCGGTCTTCAACGCCGCGCAGAGCGACGTGCAGCTGCGCACGCTGGGCTTCTACGGTCAGCAGGAAGTGTCCATCGGTGATCGGCTCTTCCTCAACGGTGCGGTGCGCTACGATGCGTCGAGCACGTTCGCCCCGGACGAGCGCTGGCAGGTCTTCCCGAAATTCTCGGCGTCGTACGTGGTGACGGACGCGCGACCCGGCATGTTCAACAACCTGCGCGTGCGTGGAGCACTGGGGTGGGCGGGCAGCCAGCCCGGCATCGTGAACGCCTATTCGCAGTTCATCAGCTTTGCACCGGCCGCGTTCGCCGGGCGTCCCGGGTTTGCCAACGACATCACGTTCGGCAACCCGAGCCTGCGCAACGAGCGCGCGCGGGAATGGGAGGTTGGCGCCGAAGTGGGTGTGCTTGGCGGACGAGTGGGCGCCGAAGCGACGTACTACGATCGCCTCGTCGACGATCTGCTCTTCTTCCGGCCGCTCCCCACGAGCACTGGCTTTTCGCGGCAGTTCTTCCCTATCGGCTCGATGTCGAACAAGGGGTTCGAGCTGCTGCTCCGCACCAGCAACGTCGACATGCCGCGCCTTTCGTGGAACTCGACGTTCACGTTCACGAAGAACACCAACCGCGTCGAACGCCTGGCGATCCAGGACTTCCAGTCGGCGGGCGGCTACCCCAACCGCATCCGCACGGGTGAGCCGGCTGGCGTGTTCTATGGGTCGTATGCGGCGCGCAACTGCGTCACGGGCGCGCTGCTCCTCGACTCCCTGGGTCGGTATCGGCGCAGCAACCAGGCGGTCGACATGGGGGCAACGCCTGCGCAACGCCGGGCCATTTCGGGTGGCACCTGCAACGATTCGCTGAACCGCGTCATCGGCGATCCCAACCCTGCCTGGATGGGTTCGTTGCTCAACGAGTTCACGATCGCGCGGAAGCTGCGGGTGCGCATGCTCCTCGATGGCGTGTTCGGCAACGACATCATGAACCTGTCGACGCGCGCGCAGAATGCCGGCATCGCCTCCAACTCAAAGGAGTTCGAGCGCGAGCTGCTGCCCTATGGCGATTCGCGCAAGCTGCCGCCGGGCTACAATGCGCGCACGCAGGGCATCTTCGAGTACTGGATCGAAGATGGCACGTTCGTGAAGCTGCGCGAACTGTCGGCGAGCTACACGCTCGACCTCCCGTCGGTGAAGCGCGTGTTCCGGGACGGCGTCGAGTTCACGCTGTCGGGCCGCAACCTGTGGGTGTGGACCGACTACAGCGGCTACGATCCCGAACTCAACCTCTTCGGCACCAACGCCGGCGGCATCGGCTCGGTGCAGACGACCGCAGCCGACCGGGGCTTCGACTTTGGTGGCTATCCCATCCCTCGCGTGTGGTCGATCTCCGCACGCGTCACCTACTGACCGGCGGATGACGACGATGACCAATCTCCGCCGCACGGGCGTGATGCTCACGGTTGCCCTCACGACCGGGTGCAACCTCGACCTCCAGAACCCCAACTCTCCGACGCAGGAACAGGTCACCACGAGCGTGGACGGCGTGATCGCCCTCGCGACCGGGCTGCAGGGGCGCTTTGCCAGCTCGTATTTCAACTACGCCTACATGGCGGGACTCGTGACCGACGAGTTCGCGGCCACGAGCGCGTCGCTCATCTCCATCAGCGACGCCGAACAGGGCGCGGTGCCCTCAGGCACGGGCGTTGCCGAGAACGTGTTCAATTCGATCTATCGCACCGTGCGCACGGCCGACGATCTGCTGGCCGGCTCAGTCGCGCTTGCTTCACAGATCGACCCAGGCACGCGCAGCGGCCTGCGCGCGCTGGCGTTCACGCTCAAGGCCGAGGCCCTCGGTGAAGCGCTGCAGTCGTACCAGAAGATTCCGATCCGCACGTTTGGCGTGACGGCGCCGACCTACGTCGCGCGGGCAGAGGCCCTGCCGTACGTGCGCGCCCTGCTCGACTCGGCGGCCCAGGAGATCACCGCCACGCCGCCCAGTGGCTTCTTCAACACGAACATTCTGACACCGGGCGTGAACCTGACGAACGTACTGAACCTGTTCCGTGCACGGTACGCGCGCATGGCGAACGACCATGCGACGGCCCTGGCGGCGGTCAACCAGGTCGCCCGGACGGGTCCGGCCGCGTTCTCCCTGCTCGCGTTCCCGGCGCCGGCGGTCAATCCCTACGCCAACGTCACGGGCGGCACCAACGGCATCGCACCACGGCGGCAATGGCGTCTGTCGATGTCGCCGCAGGATCAGCGCTTCGGCTACTTCGTAATTCCTTCCACGACGGCGACCGGTCGCGTCGGCGCCCTCATCGATCCGTGGAATCGTTATGCAAACGCGCAAGCGCCGCTGCCGGTCTACTTTCCCGACGAAGCGCTGTTGATCAAGGCCGAAGCCCTGGCGAATCAGTCGCAGCTTGCTGCCGCGCAGGCCGCGCTCGACTCGGTGCGTACCGACTGCACCGGTGGGCGCGGGCTCGATGATCCCAAGGCCTGCCTGACGCCGTTGGCGGGAAGCCTGACGCAGGCCGAGTTGCTGACCGAGATCTACGTGCAGCGCCGCTACGAGCTGCTGGGCACCGGGCTGCGGTGGGAGGACGCGCGCCGCCGCAGCGCGATTCGCGGGCCGACCGCGGCGCCCGGCGTTCCGTCCGACGGACAGCGCTGCTGGCTGCCGTACGCGCTGGGTGATCGCAACGCCAATCCCAACGCCACGTTTGCCGCCTTTCCGGACCCCACCGAACCGTCGACCTTCCCGTCGGGGTGTGCCCTCTGATGCCGACCTCCCTCATGATGACGCAACATCGAATGCGGTTGCTCGCCCTTGCCGCCGCCGTGACACTGTCGGGCGCCGCATGCGGCACGACCGACGCTGCCGCGCCGCTTGCCCCGTCGGGACCGCAGGGACGCGTGCGCCTGGTGAACCTGATCAACGACCCGGCTCGCCTGCCGGTGAACGCGATCCTCGAACGTGTCCCGTTTGGCGTCAACCTCGGGTACACGCAGACCACACCGTTCACGCTCGCCGCGCCCAACAACGCGCCGTACGCGGCCGTGCTGGCTGGCGCGCGCAGCATCGTGCTCAAGCGGACGGCGGACACCAGCGTGGTGGTGGGTACGCTCGCGTTCACCGTGAACGCGGACCAGGACAAGACCATCTACGCCGTGGGTGGTGTGGGTGGATCGGCTGTGACCGCGCTGGAGACCGTGGATGACAACCAGACCCCGGGTGCCGGGCAGGTGCGCGTGCGGTTCGTGAACCTGAGCCCAACGGCTGGCGCGGTGGATGTGTTCATCACGGCGGCGGGGGCCGATCTCGCCGCAGCCACGCCCGCGTTTACCGGGGTGGCCAACCGGGCCGCGTCGACCTACGCGTCCGTAGCAGCTGGCACGTACATGGTTCGCACGGTGCCGACCGGTACGGCGGCGGCGGCCCGGAACGGTGCGGTCAACATCACGCTCGCCGCGGCGGCATATCCGGCGCTCGCGGCGCGCACGTTCGTCGCGGCGGAGAACACCACGGGCGGAGCGCCGCTCCGTCTGTTCGGGTTGACGGATCGCTGATCGGGAGTGGACCGTAACGTGCGAGGCCCGGGGATCTCCCGGGCCTCGCTGCGTTCGTAGCTCCTCCGGTGCTCCCGCGAGCCTGAGCCGAAGATCCAGTCTGATCGGCGCGCCGCGACCGGTGGCGAGCTCAGTCGAAGAGCGAATCGAGCCGACAGGTGAACCCCGGCAGCAGCGCCTCGCCGTCGAGCGCCTCGTCGCGCGCGAGTTCTGCCTGCGAGCCGTCCGCCCGATACACGCGAGCACGCTGCCGGATCGGATCGATCACCCAGACCATCGCACATCCCGCTTTCAGCCAATCCGCCGCCTTCTCCAGCACCTCGCCGGGCCGGTCGTCTGGCGAGAGCACCTCAACCGCGAGATCCGGCGCGAGCTCCGGAAAACCACGAGTCGACGGTGCCAACAGGCGCTCCGTTCGAATGAATGCCGCATCCGGCGCGCGAACGGTGTCGGGGTTGCGGAACAGCGTAAAACCCGTCTCCGCGGCGAACACGCGCCCAAGCTGCCGCCCACGGCAATGTTCGAAGAGCGCTGCGCCGATACGCATGGCCACATCGCCGTGCTGGTAGCCCGCCGGCTCGCGCACGATCAACCGGCCGCGCACCAGCTCCGTGCGCTTGTCCGGCAGGTTGAGCGCCAGCAGCTCCTCGGCAGTCATCAGCGCCGCAGCCGTCATGCGGTCAATATGCCGGATGGTCTCGGCCATGGCCAGCACGCTAGCGTTCAGCGTCACGCCACCGTCACGCATGAGCGCACCCACCATCGTCAACGTCGGTTTCCGCTCCACCAACTTCTGGGTCGTGAGCGTTGGCACCTCACGTCTTCTTGTCGACCTCGGCTGGCCGGGAATGTTCACGTCGCTCCAGGCGAACCTCGACCGCATGGGCGTTCCCCTCAGGGAGATTCGCTACGGCCTCGCCACGCACTACCACATCGACCACGCCGGCGCGGCCCAGGATCTCAAGCAGCGCGGCATGCGGCTCATCGTGACGCCCGAACAACAGGCCCACATTCCGCTCATGAGGCAGTGGATCAAGCCGGGTGAGCCCTACACCGAGATCACCACCCACGACAACACGCAGGTGCCGCTCGACCAGAGCCGCGCGTTCCTGCGCGACATCGGTATCGACGGCGAGATCGTGCACACACCCGGCCACTCCGACGATTCGGTAACGCTCGTGCTCGACACCGGCGCCGCGTTCACCGGCGACCTCACCATGGAAGCCATGGTGGGCGCCGAAGACCCGAGCGTCATCGCCCGCAGCTGGCAGGCATTGCGCGATCGCGGTGTCACCACGATCTACGGCGGACACGGGCCGATTCATCCGATCCCGCCACCGCTCGATCGCGGCTGACGTTGGCGCGTTTGCCCCAAGGGGATAACGTTCCCCGACGGCGCGGGCTCGAGCGCCTGCCATCCCAATCATGCACGCATGGCGACCAACGTCCACGACAGCATCCTCGGCACCATCGGCCACACGCCGCTCGTCCGGCTCAATCGGGTCACGCGCGAAATCCCGGCAACGGTCTACGCCAAGGTCGAAACCTTCAACCCTGGCCACAGCATCAAGGACCGCATGGCGGTCCGCATGGTGGAAGACGCCGAGCGGAACGGCCTGCTCAGGCCCGGGGGAACGATCATCGAGGGCACGAGCGGCAACACCGGCATGGGCCTCGCCATTGCGGCCATCGTGAAGGGCTATCGCTGCATCTT
The Gemmatimonadaceae bacterium DNA segment above includes these coding regions:
- a CDS encoding TonB-dependent receptor, with translation MTFRPVRWRAAVLAIAAIVPTLGAAQGATGSVRGRVTDAASGRGIADAQVTVAGTRVGAMTNANGEYALAQVPVGARSISARRLGFSPASLDITLAAGGTATADFALHVSAVNLSEVVVTGSGTPTERRKLGTSVAAVDSTIIGRAQAVTVDQALQGKLPGAQITQNSGSPGGGGISVRLRGVNSFISGSDPLYIVDGIIIDNGSAQMADLGGRSNPQNRLADLNPTDIERIEVIRGAAAAALYGSRANNGVVQIFTKRGTIGRPRFNFTSRYGSAELREQQPFNLYPFDQAGRPIARFNYQDDIFHRAAQHELNLTVEGGNDQTRYFVSGNRSDEDGILRSTSSQRTGARVNLQQQLSSRLIGNVTANYVTTKNQLQAFGENNSYGIMGSLFFAPTQVDFRPVNGIYPLPPSLGTNPLLAIDRIRNPQVIERFIGSTKLTWTPATRLLFDYTIGIDNIGAEQRQFVPRGAVLGTAPDATGRSQSIFQNNRVVNQDGVGTYTWPTLAGLELRTTAGFNYTAQQIRTTNAIANGLGPVGELISAGSVFNAAQSDVQLRTLGFYGQQEVSIGDRLFLNGAVRYDASSTFAPDERWQVFPKFSASYVVTDARPGMFNNLRVRGALGWAGSQPGIVNAYSQFISFAPAAFAGRPGFANDITFGNPSLRNERAREWEVGAEVGVLGGRVGAEATYYDRLVDDLLFFRPLPTSTGFSRQFFPIGSMSNKGFELLLRTSNVDMPRLSWNSTFTFTKNTNRVERLAIQDFQSAGGYPNRIRTGEPAGVFYGSYAARNCVTGALLLDSLGRYRRSNQAVDMGATPAQRRAISGGTCNDSLNRVIGDPNPAWMGSLLNEFTIARKLRVRMLLDGVFGNDIMNLSTRAQNAGIASNSKEFERELLPYGDSRKLPPGYNARTQGIFEYWIEDGTFVKLRELSASYTLDLPSVKRVFRDGVEFTLSGRNLWVWTDYSGYDPELNLFGTNAGGIGSVQTTAADRGFDFGGYPIPRVWSISARVTY
- a CDS encoding RagB/SusD family nutrient uptake outer membrane protein encodes the protein MTNLRRTGVMLTVALTTGCNLDLQNPNSPTQEQVTTSVDGVIALATGLQGRFASSYFNYAYMAGLVTDEFAATSASLISISDAEQGAVPSGTGVAENVFNSIYRTVRTADDLLAGSVALASQIDPGTRSGLRALAFTLKAEALGEALQSYQKIPIRTFGVTAPTYVARAEALPYVRALLDSAAQEITATPPSGFFNTNILTPGVNLTNVLNLFRARYARMANDHATALAAVNQVARTGPAAFSLLAFPAPAVNPYANVTGGTNGIAPRRQWRLSMSPQDQRFGYFVIPSTTATGRVGALIDPWNRYANAQAPLPVYFPDEALLIKAEALANQSQLAAAQAALDSVRTDCTGGRGLDDPKACLTPLAGSLTQAELLTEIYVQRRYELLGTGLRWEDARRRSAIRGPTAAPGVPSDGQRCWLPYALGDRNANPNATFAAFPDPTEPSTFPSGCAL
- a CDS encoding DUF4397 domain-containing protein, giving the protein MTQHRMRLLALAAAVTLSGAACGTTDAAAPLAPSGPQGRVRLVNLINDPARLPVNAILERVPFGVNLGYTQTTPFTLAAPNNAPYAAVLAGARSIVLKRTADTSVVVGTLAFTVNADQDKTIYAVGGVGGSAVTALETVDDNQTPGAGQVRVRFVNLSPTAGAVDVFITAAGADLAAATPAFTGVANRAASTYASVAAGTYMVRTVPTGTAAAARNGAVNITLAAAAYPALAARTFVAAENTTGGAPLRLFGLTDR
- a CDS encoding Uma2 family endonuclease, translated to MAETIRHIDRMTAAALMTAEELLALNLPDKRTELVRGRLIVREPAGYQHGDVAMRIGAALFEHCRGRQLGRVFAAETGFTLFRNPDTVRAPDAAFIRTERLLAPSTRGFPELAPDLAVEVLSPDDRPGEVLEKAADWLKAGCAMVWVIDPIRQRARVYRADGSQAELARDEALDGEALLPGFTCRLDSLFD
- a CDS encoding MBL fold metallo-hydrolase encodes the protein MSAPTIVNVGFRSTNFWVVSVGTSRLLVDLGWPGMFTSLQANLDRMGVPLREIRYGLATHYHIDHAGAAQDLKQRGMRLIVTPEQQAHIPLMRQWIKPGEPYTEITTHDNTQVPLDQSRAFLRDIGIDGEIVHTPGHSDDSVTLVLDTGAAFTGDLTMEAMVGAEDPSVIARSWQALRDRGVTTIYGGHGPIHPIPPPLDRG